The following proteins come from a genomic window of Musa acuminata AAA Group cultivar baxijiao chromosome BXJ1-7, Cavendish_Baxijiao_AAA, whole genome shotgun sequence:
- the LOC103990715 gene encoding uncharacterized protein LOC103990715 has product MADSDPAPPPSLPASATAASDLLSSPSTKQDDLQPVAAKVAELNESQSELLARLQGLKQDLQNWRSKLDTQVKTYKDELSELKSRLNTDLDQLRSDFKDLKTTLQKQQEEVTASLRNLGLNDAPETHAETECNGKDGTGKVRDSSMDNMKEIKLSDDSVDESSQKENKD; this is encoded by the exons ATGGCGGACTCCGATCCGGCTCCACCTCCATCTCTTCCGGCGTCCGCCACCGCCGCTTCAGATCTTCTCTCATCGCCATCC ACGAAGCAGGACGATCTGCAACCAGTGGCAGCAAAAGTTGCG GAACTGAATGAATCGCAGTCGGAGTTGTTAGCAAGACTTCAAGGTTTGAAGCAG GATTTGCAAAACTGGAGAAGTAAGCTGGACACCCAAGTCAAGACCTACAAGGAT GAGCTTTCAGAGCTGAAGAGTAGATTGAATACTGACCTGGATCAATTAAGATCT GACTTCAAAGATCTGAAGACGACCCTTCAGAAGCAACAGGAGGAAGTGACTGCCAGCCTAAGAAACTTGGGG TTGAACGATGCTCCTGAAACTCATGCCGAAACAGAATGCAACGGCAAGGACGGCACAGGGAAAGTCCGTGATTCTTCAATGGACAACATGAAAGAAATCAAACTTTCAGATGATTCGGTTGATGAATCTTCTCAGAAGGAAAACAAAGACTAA
- the LOC135678228 gene encoding mevalonate kinase-like — MAEVRARAPGKIILSGEHAVVHGSTAVAAAINLFTHVSFRLDPPVGPGNGDGSLGLELKDLGLAFFWSPSRLKEGLGDAVTVPSTPVSCSPERIKLIAALVEEQDIPEAKIWLSSGISAFIHLYTSIHGYKAGKVVISSDLPLGSGLGSSASFCVALAASFLALSDTITIDKSQGGWLRLCENELQLVNRWAFEGEKIIHGKPSGIDNTVSAFGNMIQFRLGELIHIESSAPLRMLITNTKVGRNTKALVAGVSERASRHPDAMAAVFTAVNSISKELSTIIQSPALDDISVTAREEKIEELMEMNQGLLQCMGVSHASIETVLRVTMKYKLTSKLTGAGGGGCVLTLLPTLLSSAITDKVVAELESSGFQCLKVEVGGEGLQICFS, encoded by the exons ATGGCGGAGGTCCGAGCCCGAGCTCCCGGCAAGATCATCCTCTCCGGCGAGCACGCCGTCGTCCACGGCTCcaccgccgtcgccgccgccatcAACCTCTTCACGCACGTCTCCTTCCGCCTCGATCCCCCCGTCGGTCCAG GGAATGGCGATGGATCGTTAGGATTAGAGCTTAAAGACCTGGGCTTGGCCTTTTTTTGGTCGCCCTCGAGACTGAAAGAGGGGCTGGGGGACGCTGTTACTGTTCCTTCAACCCCGGTTTCGTGCTCGCCGGAACGGATCAAGCTGATTGCTGCCCTAGTCGAAGAACAAGACATTCCGGAAGCAAAAATCTGGCTTTCTTCTGGGATTTCCGCCTTCATCCACCTCTACACCTCGATCCATGG TTACAAGGCAGGAAAAGTGGTCATCTCCTCGGATCTTCCTCTTGGCTCGGGCCTGGGTTCATCTGCGTCATTTTGCGTCGCCCTCGCGGCGTCTTTTCTTGCGTTGTCTGATACCATAACCATCGACAAATCGCAAGGTGGATGGCTGAGGTTGTGCGAGAATGAGCTTCAACTGGTGAACAGATGGGCATTCGAAGGTGAAAAGATCATTCACGGAAAGCCCTCCGGCATTGATAACACCGTAAGCGCATTTG GTAACATGATTCAGTTCAGATTGGGAGAGTTGATCCATATCGAATCAAGTGCACCTCTAAGAATGCTCATCACCAATACAAAGGTTGGGAGGAACACAAAGGCATTGGTTGCTGGTGTATCTGAAAGAGCCTCCAGGCATCCGGATGCAATGGCTGCCGTGTTTACTGCAGTTAACTCTATCAGCAAGGAATTGTCGACCATTATACAGTCACCTGCTCTAGATGACATATCTGTTACTGCAAGAGAAGAGAAGATAGAGGAATTAATGGAAATGAACCAAGGTTTACTTCAGTGCATGGGGGTAAGCCATGCTTCTATAGAAACTGTGCTTCGAGTGACAATGAAGTACAAATTAACTTCCAAGCTGACCGGTGCTGGTGGTGGAGGGTGTGTTTTGACTCTGCTACCTACAT TACTTTCTTCCGCAATTACAGATAAGGTCGTTGCTGAGCTCGAGTCGAGCGGCTTTCAGTGCTTGAAAGTTGAAGTTGGTGGGGAAGGTCTTCAGATTTGCTTCAGCTGA